A stretch of Prosthecobacter algae DNA encodes these proteins:
- a CDS encoding carbohydrate porin — translation MKTRTHTPIAALASLLSSCALLSHAGSPPPPAEAIQPQTSKLERYFMQDYMLGDWGGLRSRLAENGVEFEFFYVGSMPTNLSGGLRAGSAYQHGFLAALDLDTEKLGFWKGGHFHVSGVSLEGDPFAATYVGDLNKTNLVDFPADTRLWQAWYQQELFDKKLTIKAGLLSVDRDFIMPELYNSLASINFLNQTFFFPTMAFNLYDIPGFPPGSHSLPSTPYASLGALVKWQPTDSFYIKAAIYDGNPDDSSSGTRLALRSEEGALMYFEAGYRLNQGKGDTGLPGNYKVGGYYHTDEFYDIYTTGVSALGLATPETHKGNYGAYFLAEQMLWREVGHEDPAQQGIIGFFRVAGAPADRNLAEFGIDGGFVFKGLIPGRDYDTLGFGASYLKISEDVTRAQRDANKILPLLGAPKIKEADYEGVLEMNYKLQLAAWWTLQASLQYVIHPGARAGFATEAIPNAWVLGLQTTIRF, via the coding sequence ATGAAGACACGCACCCATACCCCGATTGCTGCCCTCGCCTCCCTTTTGTCGAGTTGCGCCCTCCTGTCCCACGCGGGAAGCCCGCCGCCACCCGCTGAAGCCATCCAGCCCCAGACTTCCAAGCTGGAGCGCTACTTCATGCAGGATTACATGCTGGGCGACTGGGGCGGCCTGCGCTCCCGGCTGGCAGAAAATGGCGTTGAGTTTGAGTTCTTCTACGTCGGCTCCATGCCCACCAACCTCAGTGGCGGCCTCCGTGCCGGGTCCGCCTACCAGCACGGCTTCCTCGCCGCCCTGGATCTGGATACGGAAAAGCTAGGCTTCTGGAAAGGTGGCCATTTCCACGTCTCCGGCGTCTCACTGGAGGGAGATCCCTTCGCCGCCACCTACGTGGGCGACCTGAATAAGACCAACCTCGTGGATTTCCCCGCCGATACCCGCCTCTGGCAGGCCTGGTACCAGCAGGAGCTCTTCGACAAAAAGCTCACCATCAAGGCCGGTCTCCTCTCCGTGGACCGTGACTTCATCATGCCCGAGCTCTACAACTCGCTGGCTTCCATCAACTTCCTGAACCAGACCTTCTTCTTCCCGACGATGGCGTTCAACCTGTATGACATCCCAGGTTTCCCGCCAGGCTCCCACTCCCTGCCTTCCACCCCTTACGCATCCCTTGGCGCACTGGTGAAATGGCAGCCCACTGACAGCTTCTACATCAAAGCCGCCATTTATGATGGCAATCCGGACGACAGCTCCTCCGGCACCCGCCTTGCCCTCCGTAGCGAAGAAGGCGCCCTCATGTACTTCGAGGCCGGCTACCGCCTGAACCAGGGCAAAGGCGACACCGGCCTGCCCGGCAACTACAAGGTAGGCGGTTATTACCACACCGACGAATTCTACGACATCTACACGACTGGCGTCTCCGCACTCGGCCTCGCCACTCCTGAAACTCACAAGGGCAACTACGGTGCCTACTTCCTGGCCGAGCAGATGCTCTGGCGCGAAGTCGGTCATGAAGATCCCGCCCAGCAGGGCATCATCGGTTTCTTCCGTGTCGCCGGCGCTCCGGCTGATCGCAACCTCGCCGAATTCGGCATTGATGGCGGCTTCGTCTTCAAAGGTCTCATCCCCGGCCGCGACTACGACACCCTCGGCTTCGGTGCTTCCTACCTGAAGATCAGCGAAGACGTCACCCGTGCCCAGCGCGATGCCAACAAGATCCTGCCTCTCTTGGGGGCTCCAAAGATCAAAGAAGCCGACTACGAAGGCGTCCTCGAAATGAACTACAAGCTGCAGCTCGCCGCTTGGTGGACCCTCCAGGCCAGCCTGCAATACGTCATCCATCCTGGTGCCCGTGCAGGTTTCGCCACCGAAGCCATCCCAAATGCCTGGGTCCTCGGCCTCCAGACCACCATCCGCTTCTAA
- a CDS encoding efflux RND transporter periplasmic adaptor subunit, whose product MKPQTLLPLVLLLAACGKTPQAGPGGQMPPAPVTLAPVEQKALVEWEEFTGRVEPVEMVELRPRVAGYITEVHFQAGALVKKGDILFTIDQRPFQTKLRVATAEVQRAEASALAAKREYDRVSALLAAKAIAPEQGEMRESMFRQGEAALESAKATQHSAEIEMEHTEVKAPISGRISRAITTTGNYVTAGTTLLTTIVTVDPVYVYTDIDENSLLRLQALQRDKKLFTNSEGKVPVELQLSNEKDFPHKGHIESFDNRLDASTGSMILRAVFSNTDGSLTPGLFARVRLPMTSEYPALLVDEKSILTDQAHKYVLGVDDKNISVYKPVVIGPTINGKRIIRSGLVAGDRIIINGQARLPQPGMPVQPVEAPPAPAKDTAAR is encoded by the coding sequence ATGAAACCCCAAACCCTCCTCCCGCTCGTCCTGCTTCTCGCCGCCTGTGGAAAGACTCCACAAGCTGGTCCTGGTGGACAGATGCCACCCGCTCCGGTGACGCTTGCGCCCGTTGAGCAAAAAGCACTCGTCGAGTGGGAGGAGTTTACGGGGCGTGTGGAGCCCGTGGAAATGGTGGAGTTGCGTCCGCGAGTGGCAGGCTACATCACGGAGGTGCATTTCCAGGCCGGTGCACTGGTGAAAAAGGGCGACATCCTCTTCACGATTGATCAGCGTCCCTTCCAAACCAAGCTGCGCGTGGCGACAGCCGAAGTGCAGCGTGCCGAAGCCAGTGCCCTGGCCGCCAAACGTGAATACGATCGCGTTTCGGCCCTGCTGGCCGCGAAAGCCATCGCTCCAGAACAGGGGGAAATGCGTGAGTCCATGTTTCGCCAAGGTGAAGCAGCCCTGGAGTCTGCCAAAGCTACCCAGCACAGCGCCGAGATCGAGATGGAGCACACGGAAGTGAAGGCTCCCATTTCAGGTCGCATCAGCCGGGCCATCACCACGACAGGCAACTATGTGACCGCGGGGACGACCCTGCTGACCACGATCGTCACCGTGGACCCGGTGTATGTTTACACGGACATTGATGAAAATAGCCTGCTGCGTCTGCAAGCCCTACAGCGCGACAAAAAGCTTTTCACCAACAGCGAAGGAAAGGTGCCGGTGGAACTGCAGCTTTCCAATGAAAAGGATTTCCCTCACAAGGGGCACATCGAGTCCTTTGACAACCGTCTGGATGCCAGCACGGGCAGCATGATTCTGCGCGCTGTGTTTTCCAACACGGACGGCAGTCTAACTCCAGGTTTGTTTGCCCGTGTGCGTCTGCCGATGACTTCCGAGTACCCGGCCCTGCTGGTGGATGAGAAAAGCATTCTGACGGACCAAGCGCACAAGTATGTGCTGGGTGTGGATGACAAAAACATCAGCGTTTACAAGCCTGTTGTCATCGGCCCCACCATCAATGGCAAGCGCATCATCCGCAGCGGCCTCGTTGCAGGAGACCGCATCATCATCAATGGCCAGGCCCGCCTGCCACAGCCCGGCATGCCCGTGCAGCCTGTGGAAGCCCCTCCCGCCCCGGCGAAAGATACTGCCGCCCGCTAA
- a CDS encoding MFS transporter has protein sequence MSASAPQHPHSHAVRRNFICHCLEGGFYMGGTAFLAPESVLPKMVETLGGRAWIIAMMPVLLPAAFASMGIFIAPVVERLPRFKPWVLTFGLLQRLPYLITGLILLFAERIEGVLLPIVVLTPVVSGLIGGMTVVAWMEMVTRMVPEKVRAAGWAVRYIIQAVIGGLAGAVIHHVLTHYPNHEAYGWLHLAAFSLLFISWASQLFMHEDEHVRHRHPVQPRSHYLAYLRSLPGLLGAQPHLIKLVLARFTGMGYLMVVSFLTIHALNVTGRPEADEGRFVTCQAVGVVLGSLLAGWVGYRCGGKILLQASRIVCVGLCIWVAVTGSFNGFMLSYFVLGFGLFLDRVGDLTLAAELCPLERRSTLQAILGFCNVFALLLATFISGQIYAWTHSFELVAAVAATFALISMAILHRLPEPRMAAVQKNS, from the coding sequence ATGTCTGCCTCCGCCCCACAGCATCCCCATAGCCATGCGGTGCGGCGGAATTTTATCTGCCACTGCCTGGAAGGCGGGTTTTACATGGGGGGGACGGCCTTTCTGGCCCCGGAGAGCGTGCTGCCGAAAATGGTGGAGACCCTGGGCGGACGGGCCTGGATCATCGCGATGATGCCGGTGCTGCTGCCTGCCGCCTTTGCGAGCATGGGCATCTTCATCGCGCCTGTGGTGGAGCGGTTGCCGAGGTTTAAGCCCTGGGTGCTCACTTTTGGCCTGCTGCAAAGGCTGCCGTATCTGATCACCGGCCTGATTTTGCTGTTTGCAGAGAGGATCGAAGGCGTGCTGCTGCCCATTGTGGTGCTGACGCCGGTGGTTTCCGGCCTGATCGGCGGGATGACGGTGGTGGCATGGATGGAGATGGTGACGCGCATGGTGCCTGAAAAAGTACGGGCTGCTGGGTGGGCGGTACGCTACATCATCCAGGCGGTGATAGGGGGGCTGGCCGGGGCGGTGATCCACCATGTGCTGACGCATTACCCGAATCATGAGGCCTATGGGTGGCTGCATCTGGCGGCCTTTTCACTGCTGTTCATCTCCTGGGCCTCGCAGCTTTTCATGCATGAGGATGAGCATGTGCGGCATCGGCATCCGGTGCAGCCCCGAAGCCACTACCTGGCGTATCTGCGCAGCCTGCCCGGGCTGCTGGGGGCGCAGCCGCATCTCATCAAGCTGGTACTGGCCCGTTTCACCGGCATGGGCTACCTAATGGTGGTGTCCTTTTTGACGATTCATGCCCTGAATGTGACTGGGCGACCGGAGGCGGATGAAGGGCGGTTTGTCACCTGCCAGGCGGTGGGTGTGGTGCTGGGCAGCCTGCTGGCTGGGTGGGTGGGCTATCGCTGCGGGGGCAAGATCCTGCTGCAGGCCTCGCGAATCGTCTGCGTGGGGCTGTGCATCTGGGTGGCGGTGACGGGGTCGTTTAATGGCTTCATGCTGTCTTATTTTGTCCTCGGTTTTGGCCTCTTTCTTGACCGCGTGGGGGACCTGACTCTGGCGGCCGAACTGTGCCCGCTGGAGCGTCGCTCCACGCTTCAGGCCATCCTCGGCTTTTGCAATGTCTTTGCCCTGCTGCTGGCCACCTTCATCAGCGGACAGATCTATGCATGGACGCATTCCTTCGAGCTCGTGGCAGCGGTGGCGGCCACCTTTGCTCTGATCTCGATGGCCATTCTGCACAGGCTGCCAGAGCCGCGAATGGCAGCGGTACAGAAAAATAGTTGA
- a CDS encoding TetR/AcrR family transcriptional regulator: protein MIELIWTGSYGSTSVDQICERAGVKKGSFYHFFESKTDLALTGIEHSWLEHRRELDQTFSPVVPPLERILNCFRNFRKEQEELLAKHGRVLGCPIHSLGAEISTVDDRLRNKLQEILSQFILYYECAVRDADAQGIIEAPDASALARIVFAYSEGLLLHARMWNDLSYLDEFESGAMIILGVTKRNPTGVKKK from the coding sequence ATGATCGAGCTGATCTGGACTGGCAGTTATGGCAGTACCTCGGTGGACCAAATCTGTGAGCGCGCTGGCGTGAAGAAGGGGAGCTTCTATCATTTCTTTGAATCCAAGACGGACCTCGCTCTCACGGGCATTGAGCATAGCTGGCTGGAGCATCGCCGGGAACTGGACCAGACCTTTTCGCCTGTGGTGCCACCGCTGGAGCGCATTTTGAACTGCTTCCGCAACTTCCGCAAAGAGCAGGAGGAGCTGCTGGCCAAGCATGGGCGTGTCCTGGGCTGCCCGATTCATTCGCTCGGCGCGGAGATCAGCACGGTGGATGACCGGCTGCGCAACAAGCTCCAGGAAATCCTCAGCCAGTTCATTCTCTACTATGAGTGCGCTGTCCGCGATGCCGATGCGCAGGGCATCATCGAGGCACCTGATGCCAGTGCATTGGCACGGATCGTGTTTGCCTACAGCGAAGGATTGTTGTTGCACGCCCGGATGTGGAATGATCTGAGCTACCTGGATGAGTTCGAATCCGGAGCCATGATCATTCTCGGTGTGACGAAGCGCAATCCGACAGGCGTTAAGAAAAAGTAA
- the ispH gene encoding 4-hydroxy-3-methylbut-2-enyl diphosphate reductase, whose translation MTIHLAQHYGMCFGVRDALRSTHAAAIQEPVTTLGQLVHNPVVDAHLATLGVRRGELDQPGSATTRRVIITAHGASDAHRQRWLQAGHQITDTSCPLVNKAHQALTSLVEEGYHPVIIGQRQHVEVRGMLGDCPQASVLLFPEDACCIPAHHRLGLISQTTQPLDHVLRVVEAVKQQHPQSEVRFVDTVCRPTKQRQTALEDLARICDFIVVIGGRNSNNTRQLTDKARALGVQAQQVETPADLQPEWFRHIAHVGVTAGTSTLDETVRAVMDRLQTFSSAQ comes from the coding sequence ATGACCATCCACCTCGCTCAACATTACGGCATGTGCTTCGGCGTCCGCGATGCCCTCCGTAGCACCCATGCAGCCGCCATCCAAGAGCCCGTGACCACCCTCGGCCAGCTCGTTCACAATCCCGTCGTGGATGCCCACCTTGCCACACTTGGTGTTAGGCGGGGCGAGCTGGACCAGCCCGGCTCCGCCACCACCCGCCGTGTCATTATCACCGCCCATGGTGCCTCGGATGCCCACCGCCAGCGCTGGCTGCAGGCCGGCCACCAGATCACCGATACCTCCTGCCCGCTGGTCAACAAAGCCCACCAGGCCCTGACCTCCCTTGTTGAAGAAGGCTATCACCCCGTCATCATCGGCCAGCGCCAGCATGTGGAGGTGCGTGGCATGCTGGGGGATTGCCCCCAGGCCAGCGTCTTGCTCTTCCCGGAGGATGCCTGCTGCATTCCAGCCCACCACCGGCTCGGCCTCATTTCCCAGACTACCCAGCCCCTGGACCATGTGCTGCGGGTGGTGGAGGCAGTGAAACAACAGCACCCGCAGTCCGAAGTACGTTTTGTGGATACCGTCTGCCGTCCGACCAAACAGCGCCAAACCGCCCTCGAAGATCTTGCTCGCATCTGCGACTTCATCGTCGTCATCGGTGGCCGCAACAGCAACAACACCCGCCAGCTCACGGACAAAGCCCGCGCCCTCGGCGTGCAGGCCCAGCAGGTGGAGACTCCCGCCGATCTCCAGCCCGAATGGTTCCGTCACATCGCCCATGTCGGCGTCACCGCCGGCACCTCCACTCTCGATGAAACCGTGCGCGCCGTCATGGACCGTCTGCAGACCTTCTCCTCCGCCCAATAA
- a CDS encoding transcriptional regulator, with translation MIDFDQLDKTIHEKSRLSIMTLLSSRGEWAFQDLKAELGMSDGNLITHLRTLGAAGYVQESRDESGTRPRTTYAVTPAGTKAFKSYVDILEAIVKTINPG, from the coding sequence ATGATTGACTTCGATCAGCTCGACAAGACGATTCATGAAAAGAGCCGTCTTTCCATCATGACGCTGCTGTCCAGCCGCGGTGAATGGGCTTTTCAGGATCTGAAGGCCGAGCTGGGCATGAGCGATGGCAATCTCATCACCCACCTGCGCACCCTCGGTGCCGCCGGTTACGTACAGGAAAGCCGCGATGAATCCGGCACCCGCCCCCGCACCACCTACGCCGTCACCCCCGCAGGCACCAAGGCCTTCAAAAGCTACGTAGACATCCTCGAGGCCATCGTGAAGACCATCAATCCCGGATAA
- a CDS encoding DUF3817 domain-containing protein, with translation MASQTISFLRRIALLEGGSFLLLLGIAMPLKYFAGMPMAVKWVGWLHGALFILFCYALLQVMLKTQWSLARCALVFVASLVPFGPFLLDSRMRAWQNEAK, from the coding sequence ATGGCATCCCAGACCATTTCCTTTCTTCGTCGCATCGCACTCCTGGAGGGCGGTTCCTTTCTGCTCCTCCTCGGCATCGCCATGCCTTTGAAATACTTCGCAGGTATGCCCATGGCGGTCAAATGGGTTGGCTGGCTGCATGGTGCCCTGTTTATCCTCTTTTGTTATGCCCTGCTTCAAGTCATGCTGAAGACCCAGTGGTCCCTCGCACGCTGTGCCCTGGTCTTTGTCGCCTCGCTCGTGCCCTTCGGCCCCTTCCTTCTCGACAGCCGCATGCGGGCCTGGCAAAACGAGGCGAAATAA
- a CDS encoding multidrug efflux RND transporter permease subunit, with amino-acid sequence MNLSRFFITRPIFAGVLSLLIFILGAISLFQLPITEYPEVAPPTVIVTANYPGANPKTIAETVASPLEQTINGIENMLYMASQSTSNGVMTLTVTFKLGTNIDMAQVQVQNRVSQVLPKLPEEVRRFGVSTVKSSPDMTLVVHLLSPKNRYDEIYLRNYATLNVKDELARLPGVGQVNIFGGGDYAMRIWIDPDKAASRGLTSGDIVNAIREQNIQVAAGTIGQQPMKGTAPFELTVNARGRLVTEEEFDNIIVKTGPNGEKMRLKDVARTELGAGDYSMRSLLNNQKAVGMGVFQLPGSNALAISENVRTLMDNLKKRFPEDLDYAIAYDPTIFVRKSIDAVIHTLIEAVLLVVLVVVIFLQTWRASIIPLVAVPVSLVGTFAVMHALGFSINNLSLFGLVLAIGIVVDDAIVVVENVERNIHEGLNPLEATKKAMTEVTGPIIATALVLCAVFIPTAFISGLSGQFYKQFAVTIAISTVISAINSLTLSPALSALLLRDHSSKKDILTRVMDALLGWFFRPFNRFFEWSSNVYVGIVKRIIRFSIIALVFYGGFVWLTVKVFDKVPTGFVPAQDKQYLIGFAQLPDASSLDRTEDVMRRMTDIVLKQPGVKDAITFPGLSIHGFSASPDSGIVFVALDDFENRTTPELSAESISNALNGQFMQIQDAMVLVLSPPPVNGIGTTGGFKMMIQDRGDQGYDALYKATQGLIGAAYGTGGKLQQVYSGYSVNVPQLEAEVDREKAKVQGVPLANLFETLQVNLGSLYVNDMNRFGRTYQVMAQAEAKFRDDASDITRLKTRNAAGEMVPIGSLVTVKEGNGPSRVSHYNGYLAADLNGSAGINPETQSALSSGQGEDVITQLAKDLPPGFEFQWTDLVYQKIIAGNSAVYIYPLCILLVFMVLAAQYESTRLPLAIILIVPVCLLFALAGVALLGGNHSMLEQIMAEGFHSGLKINGDNNIFTQIGFIVLIGLACKNAILIVEFAKEKNDHGLSPLEAALEACRLRLRPILMTSIAFIAGVYPLVVSTGAGAEMRRAMGTAVFAGMIGVTFLGLFLTPVFYVLVMKIGRKKKTGETPLPASAAQAGAEH; translated from the coding sequence ATGAACCTCTCCCGATTCTTCATTACCCGGCCCATCTTTGCCGGCGTGCTCTCGCTGCTTATCTTCATCCTGGGGGCCATCTCGCTCTTCCAGCTCCCCATCACGGAATATCCCGAGGTGGCACCACCCACGGTCATCGTGACCGCCAATTACCCTGGAGCGAACCCGAAGACCATCGCTGAGACGGTGGCCTCTCCGCTGGAGCAGACAATCAACGGCATCGAGAACATGCTCTACATGGCCTCGCAGAGCACCTCGAACGGGGTGATGACGCTGACGGTGACCTTCAAGCTGGGCACGAATATTGACATGGCCCAGGTGCAGGTGCAAAACCGCGTCTCCCAGGTGCTGCCCAAGCTGCCTGAGGAAGTGCGCCGTTTTGGTGTGTCCACGGTGAAGTCTTCGCCGGACATGACCCTCGTTGTTCACCTCCTTTCACCAAAGAACCGGTACGATGAAATCTACCTGCGCAACTACGCGACGCTGAATGTGAAGGACGAGCTAGCCCGTCTGCCCGGTGTGGGCCAGGTGAACATCTTCGGCGGTGGTGACTATGCCATGCGCATCTGGATTGACCCGGACAAGGCTGCCTCCCGTGGCCTCACCTCCGGTGACATCGTCAATGCCATCCGCGAACAGAACATCCAGGTCGCCGCAGGAACCATCGGCCAGCAGCCGATGAAAGGCACGGCCCCTTTTGAACTCACCGTCAATGCCCGTGGCCGTCTGGTCACCGAGGAGGAGTTTGACAACATCATCGTTAAGACGGGTCCGAATGGCGAAAAGATGCGCCTGAAGGACGTAGCCCGCACCGAACTCGGTGCTGGGGACTACTCCATGCGCAGCCTGCTGAACAATCAGAAAGCCGTCGGCATGGGCGTCTTCCAGCTTCCAGGTTCTAATGCGCTGGCCATCTCTGAGAACGTCCGCACGCTCATGGACAATCTCAAGAAACGCTTCCCGGAAGACCTGGATTACGCCATCGCCTATGACCCGACCATCTTCGTGCGCAAGTCCATTGATGCCGTCATCCACACCCTCATCGAGGCTGTGCTGCTGGTGGTGCTGGTGGTGGTGATCTTCCTTCAGACCTGGCGCGCATCCATCATTCCGCTGGTCGCGGTGCCAGTTTCCCTGGTGGGTACCTTCGCCGTCATGCACGCGCTGGGCTTCTCCATCAACAACCTCTCTTTGTTCGGCCTTGTCCTAGCCATCGGGATCGTGGTGGATGACGCCATCGTGGTCGTGGAAAACGTGGAACGAAACATCCATGAAGGTTTGAATCCGCTGGAGGCCACCAAGAAGGCCATGACGGAGGTGACGGGACCCATCATCGCCACCGCCCTGGTGCTCTGTGCGGTTTTCATTCCTACCGCCTTCATCAGCGGCCTCAGCGGCCAGTTCTACAAGCAGTTCGCTGTCACCATCGCCATCTCCACGGTGATCTCAGCGATCAATTCGCTCACTCTCAGCCCGGCGCTTTCCGCCCTGCTGCTGCGCGACCACTCTTCCAAAAAGGATATCCTTACCCGAGTGATGGATGCCCTGCTGGGCTGGTTCTTCCGTCCCTTCAACCGCTTCTTTGAATGGTCGTCCAATGTCTATGTGGGCATTGTGAAGCGCATCATCCGTTTCAGCATCATCGCCCTCGTTTTTTACGGCGGCTTTGTCTGGCTGACGGTGAAGGTATTTGACAAGGTGCCCACTGGCTTTGTTCCCGCGCAGGACAAACAGTATCTCATCGGCTTTGCCCAGCTTCCAGATGCCTCCTCGCTGGACCGCACCGAAGATGTCATGCGCCGCATGACGGACATCGTGCTGAAGCAGCCGGGTGTGAAAGATGCCATCACCTTCCCAGGTCTGTCCATCCACGGCTTCAGTGCCAGCCCGGACAGCGGCATCGTGTTTGTGGCCCTGGATGATTTCGAAAATCGCACGACTCCAGAGCTCTCCGCCGAGTCTATCTCCAATGCCCTTAACGGCCAGTTCATGCAGATTCAGGATGCCATGGTTCTGGTACTGTCCCCGCCGCCCGTGAACGGCATCGGCACCACCGGTGGTTTTAAAATGATGATTCAGGACCGTGGTGACCAGGGATATGATGCCTTGTACAAAGCCACCCAGGGCCTCATCGGCGCTGCCTATGGCACCGGCGGCAAACTGCAGCAGGTTTACTCCGGCTACAGTGTCAACGTTCCCCAGCTCGAAGCCGAAGTGGACCGTGAAAAAGCCAAGGTGCAGGGCGTGCCGCTGGCCAATCTTTTCGAGACACTGCAAGTGAACCTCGGCAGCCTCTATGTGAATGACATGAACCGCTTTGGCCGAACCTATCAGGTCATGGCCCAGGCGGAAGCCAAGTTCCGTGACGACGCCAGCGACATCACCCGGCTGAAGACCCGCAACGCCGCTGGTGAAATGGTGCCCATCGGTTCCCTCGTCACCGTGAAGGAAGGCAATGGCCCGAGCCGCGTGTCTCATTACAACGGCTACCTGGCCGCCGATCTCAACGGCTCGGCAGGCATCAACCCGGAAACCCAAAGCGCGCTCAGCTCCGGTCAGGGCGAAGATGTCATCACCCAGTTGGCCAAGGATCTGCCACCGGGCTTCGAGTTCCAGTGGACGGACCTAGTTTATCAAAAGATCATTGCCGGCAACAGTGCGGTTTACATCTATCCGCTCTGCATCCTGCTGGTGTTCATGGTATTGGCCGCCCAGTATGAAAGCACCCGTCTGCCGCTGGCGATTATCCTCATTGTGCCGGTCTGCCTTTTGTTCGCCCTGGCAGGGGTGGCTTTGCTGGGAGGCAACCACAGCATGCTGGAGCAGATCATGGCGGAAGGGTTCCACTCCGGCCTGAAGATCAATGGTGACAACAACATCTTCACCCAGATCGGCTTCATCGTTCTCATTGGCCTGGCCTGCAAGAACGCTATTCTGATCGTGGAATTTGCCAAGGAGAAAAACGACCATGGGTTGAGCCCGCTGGAAGCCGCGCTGGAGGCCTGCCGCCTACGCCTGCGCCCCATCCTGATGACCTCCATCGCCTTCATCGCCGGGGTGTATCCGCTGGTGGTTTCCACCGGTGCCGGCGCCGAAATGCGCCGCGCCATGGGCACGGCGGTGTTTGCCGGAATGATTGGTGTGACGTTCCTTGGCCTTTTCCTCACTCCGGTGTTTTATGTGCTGGTGATGAAGATTGGCCGCAAAAAGAAGACTGGCGAAACTCCCCTGCCCGCCTCCGCTGCCCAGGCGGGCGCTGAACACTGA
- a CDS encoding ketosteroid isomerase-related protein: protein MSSATETARLIETYYATFNAGDREAMLALLTEDVVHDINQGASEVGRETFRAFLQRMDRSYREEVTELAVMTHPDGSRAAAEFYILGTYLQTDEGLPPATGQTYRLRVGAFFDIREGRVARVTNYYNLEDWLRQVGA, encoded by the coding sequence ATGTCTTCTGCTACCGAAACCGCCCGTCTCATCGAAACCTATTATGCCACCTTCAATGCCGGAGATCGTGAGGCCATGCTGGCCCTGCTGACCGAGGATGTGGTGCATGACATCAACCAAGGAGCCTCCGAAGTAGGTCGTGAAACCTTCCGGGCCTTTTTGCAGCGGATGGACCGCAGCTACCGGGAGGAAGTGACCGAATTGGCTGTGATGACTCACCCAGATGGCAGTCGGGCAGCGGCGGAATTTTACATCCTGGGCACCTACCTCCAGACGGATGAAGGCCTGCCCCCGGCGACAGGCCAGACCTATCGGCTGCGGGTGGGGGCCTTTTTTGACATTCGCGAAGGGCGGGTGGCCCGGGTGACGAACTATTACAATCTGGAGGATTGGCTACGGCAGGTGGGTGCTTAA